A stretch of the Lactuca sativa cultivar Salinas chromosome 9, Lsat_Salinas_v11, whole genome shotgun sequence genome encodes the following:
- the LOC111882020 gene encoding uncharacterized protein LOC111882020: MRTLCPNLDNEDGLETVLEVPIPEETFDANSNAVWRTLKPVITPHATDSGRNAEVQLLLGVVGAPLIPLPISSGQPATIKSNINDHPIEASMAKYIVQQYIAATGGERALDSVDSMFAVGKVKMVASEFIAGDGISMNCNGLNLGGSVMKIKSVRNGCGEMGGFVLWQKRPDLWSLELVVSGAKISAGSDGKLAWRQTPWHHSHASRGPPRPLRRSLQGLDPRATANLFTNSICTGEKTINGEDCFVLKLEAEPSSLQLRSSKNVEIIHHTIWGYFSQKTGLLHHLKDSHLIRIKAHGSDNVFWETTMESSIQDYQTVDGINIAHGGRTLVSLFRYGENSQSHSRTKMEEVWTIEELDFNIKGLSMDCFLPPSDLKKTDDQETDDNVDSGDTRNARLITKSRGVFSKVGVSKVVDFDPRTLGEHRRT; encoded by the exons aTGAGGACTTTGTGTCCAAATTTGGATAACGAAGATGGCCTTGAAACAGTGCTCGAAGTTCCGATACCGGAGGAGACCTTCGACGCCAACAGCAACGCCGTATGGAGGACCTTGAAACCAGTCATTACACCTCATGCAACGGACAGTGGCCGGAATGCAGAGGTTCAGCTCTTGCTAGGTGTCGTCGGAGCACCCCTCATACCTCTTCCCATCTCCTCCGGTCAACCAGCCACCATCAAATCAAACATCAATGACCACCCCATC GAGGCTTCAATGGCGAAATATATTGTTCAGCAGTATATAGCGGCGACGGGAGGAGAAAGGGCTCTGGATTCTGTGGACAGCATGTTTGCGGTTGGGAAGGTGAAGATGGTGGCGTCGGAGTTCATTGCCGGCGATGGAATAAGCATGAACTGTAACGGTTTGAATCTTGGTGGTAGTGTGATGAAGATCAAGAGTGTGAGAAATGGTTGTGGTGAAATGGGTGGTTTTGTATTGTGGCAAAAGAGGCCGGACCTTTGGTCATTAGAACTGGTGGTTTCCGGTGCTAAAATCAGCGCCGGTAGCGACGGAAAGTTGGCTTGGAGACAGACTCCATGGCACCATTCCCATGCGTCACGTGGACCCCCTAGACCCCTCCGTCGTTCCTTGCAG GGTCTTGATCCAAGAGCAACCGCCAACTTGTTCACAAACTCCATTTGCACCGGAGAAAAAACCATCAATGGAGAAGATTGCTTTGTCTTAAAGCTTGAAGCAGAACCTTCGTCTTTACAACTAAGAAGCAGCAAAAACGTCGAGATCATCCACCACACAATctgggggtattttagtcaaAAGACAGGGCTTCTACACCATCTTAAAGACTCGCATCTCATTAGAATCAAAGCTCATGGAAGTGACAACGTCTTCTGGGAAACAACCATGGAATCATCGATTCAAGATTACCAAACTGTTGACGGAATCAATATTGCTCATGGCGGCAGGACACTAGTCTCCTTGTTCCGATATGGTGAGAACTCACAAAGCCATTCGCGAACCAAAATGGAAGAGGTTTGGACGATTGAAGAGTTGGATTTTAACATAAAGGGTCTTTCGATGGACTGTTTCTTGCCACCTAGCGACTTAAAGAAAACTGATGATCAAGAAACAGATGATAATGTAGATAGTGGTGACACGAGGAATGCCCGATTAATCACCAAGAGTAGAGGCGTTTTTTCAAAAGTTGGTGTTTCTAAGGTTGTGGATTTTGATCCTCGAACACTTGGAGAACATCGGAGGACCTGA